In the Drosophila takahashii strain IR98-3 E-12201 chromosome 3R, DtakHiC1v2, whole genome shotgun sequence genome, one interval contains:
- the LOC108067075 gene encoding uncharacterized protein: protein MAVFSSIMETVAILALLLGLFIRSGYCIDCFKCVSYNGANKACDDPFHNNYSTAILESPCMGGRKGRDGLFPATACIKIAGYYDGTGETITVRGCALDSGTLTTDTEIIRMSHCGKFYYDDKYVHGCLQSCSDADACNSSRRQGASPADPESLMRHLLSLAVLLVAATR from the exons ATGGCGGTGTTCAGTTCAATTATGGAAACCGTCGCCATTTTGGCCCTGCTGCTTGGCCTTTTCATTCGAAGTG GCTACTGCATAGACTGTTTCAAGTGCGTCTCCTACAACGGAGCCAACAAAGCCTGCGATGATCCGTTCCACAACAACTACTCGACGGCCATTTTGGAGTCACCCTGCATGGGCGGCCGGAAGGGGCGTGACGGCCTATTTCCGGCCACCGCCTGCATCAAGATCGCCGGCTACTACG ATGGCACCGGGGAGACGATAACGGTGAGAGGATGCGCCCTCGACAGCGGCACTTTGACCACCGATACCGAGATTATAAGAATGTCGCATTGCGGAAAGTTCTATTACGACGACAA GTACGTGCACGGTTGTTTGCAGAGCTGCAGTGATGCGGACGCCTGCAACTCAAGCAGGAGGCAGGGAGCGAGTCCCGCGGACCCGGAGTCGCTGATGAGGCACCTGCTCAGCCTGGCGGTGCTCCTGGTGGCTGCCACCAGGTAG
- the LOC108067076 gene encoding natterin-3, producing MDGNTWLHYSHGAIPQAAVVAGHDSDGDTIFIGRAFYCNDMLPAKIIPNKGKAYVAYANQEVELENYEVLSGHNYEWLSAENGEVPPGAVKVGQNVDGETLYAGRGYHAGSLTVGKVHPSHGCLYIPYDSEEVKIFAYEVLSRRMEAR from the exons ATGGACG GCAACACTTGGCTTCACTACAGCCACGGAGCAATTCCCCAGGCAGCCGTGGTCGCTGGCCACGATTCCGATGGCGACACCATCTTCATCGGGCGCGCCTTCTACTGCAACGACATGCTGCCGGCCAAGATCATCCCGAACAAGGGCAAGGCCTACGTGGCCTACGCCAACCAGGAGGTGGAGCTGGAGAACTACGAGGTGCTGAGTGGCCACAACTACGAGTGGCTGTCGGCGGAGAACGGCGAGGTGCCTCCCGGAGCCGTGAAGGTGGGCCAGAATGTCGATGGGGAGACTTTGTACGCCGGAAGGGGCTATCATGCCGGCAGTCTGACGGTGGGCAAGGTGCATCCCTCGCACGGCTGCCTGTACATCCCCTACGATTCCGAGGAGGTCAAGATCTTCGCCTACGAGGTGCTGTCCCGTCGCATGGAGGCGAGATAG
- the LOC108067074 gene encoding protein HGH1 homolog — protein MDTVRELVQFMQPNQRLDLKAVALTHVLGLTGSSEGKSAILSLDEMLMAIFGLTYDENQTVAKDAVLSLINLTAEEEAAVKVFQLAKQLQPTFAIVEVAAKHISDEQSDLADPWSMVLSNLTRVESLVHEILDTLEKDEKTLPRLAKAFAQLDYNKKKGKLHYLAPIFCNLTQVPRGRELCCHRKYQLLEKLLPFASFEGSVVRRGGTIGILKNVCFDTVYHEVILNEQSSILVAILQPLCGPEEFSDEDNELLPIELQYLPESKTREEDPDLRKMLLECLLQLCSTRRSREILRSRGVYEILREYHKWEAKVAKDSDCLLACENVVDILIKKEEEIGLDNYKTEVEVPSEQAEKFVQEDAAYVKSLLD, from the exons ATGGACACTGTAAGGGAGCTGGTGCAATTCATGCAGCCCAATCAACGCCTGGACCTGAAGGCAGTGGCCTTAACCCATGTTTTAG GCTTAACCGGGAGTTCGGAGGGCAAATCGGCTATTCTATCGCTGGACGAAATGCTAATGGCCATTTTCGGACTGACCTACGATGAAAACCAAACAGTGGCCAAGGATGCAGTCCTCAGTTTGATTAATTTAACGGCCGAGGAGGAGGCTGCCGTTAAGGTTTTCCAGCTGGCCAAGCAATTGCAGCCC ACCTTTGCCATCGTGGAGGTGGCTGCCAAGCACATAAGCGACGAGCAATCCGATCTGGCCGATCCCTGGAGCATGGTTTTGAGCAACCTGACGCGGGTGGAGTCGCTGGTCCACGAGATTCTGGACACCCTGGAGAAGGACGAGAAGACCCTGCCCCGGCTGGCGAAGGCCTTTGCCCAGCTGGACTACAACAAGAAGAAGGGGAAGCTCCACTACCTGGCGCCCATCTTCTGCAATCTTACCCAGGTGCCGCGCGGCAGGGAGCTATGCTGCCACCGGAAGTACCAGTTGCTGGAGAAGCTGCTGCCCTTCGCCTCCTTCGAGGGCAGTGTGGTGCGGCGTGGCGGCACCATTGGCATCCTCAAGAACGTCTGCTTCGACACGGTCTACCACGAGGTGATCCTCAACGAGCAGAGCAGCATCCTGGTGGCCATCCTGCAGCCGCTCTGCGGTCCCGAGGAGTTCAGCGACGAGGACAACGAGCTGCTGCCCATCGAACTGCAG TACCTTCCTGAGAGCAAAACGCGCGAAGAGGATCCGGATCTGCGGAAGATGCTGCTGGAGTGCCTGCTGCAGCTCTGCTCCACGCGTCGCAGCCGCGAGATCCTGCGCTCGAGGGGCGTTTATGAGATCCTCAGGGAATACCACAAGTGGGAGGCCAAGGTGGCCAAGGACAGCGACTGTCTGCTGGCCTGCGAGAACGTAGTGGACATCCTGATCAA AAAAGAGGAGGAGATTGGCTTGGACAACTACAAAACCGAGGTGGAAGTGCCCTCCGAGCAGGCCGAGAAGTTCGTCCAGGAAGATGCCGCCTATGTGAAGAGTTTGCTGGATTAA
- the LOC108067060 gene encoding seminase produces MNFLHEVLLIPLILGNVEIAAAKWWNSSARYLHARPPVKTVINNGLRLTEGGHVGSWLLRIMDGNKFACGASYYSALYAITSANCMHSYRSKVQSLSVEFLTPDEQQEAPGDSGDASFALIRTIFTPKDWHWPDTYMDVAVLKLSHRLRGNLKDFVTLCSKPLSSYDLLSVVSCGAGPTESVGTEGVTVLNRMDCELQYGGVVLGETIACAKEFKQKPGCMFRPGCPVTSGDQLCGIVAWGPACKRPGMPGIFTDIDQVRQFILRAISGKGRVTGGSQHGKSEADDIPEWHSGFWLSR; encoded by the coding sequence ATGAATTTCCTCCACGAAGTCCTCCTGATACCCCTGATCCTGGGAAATGTGGAAATAGCAGCTGCCAAGTGGTGGAATTCCTCTGCCAGGTATCTGCATGCCAGGCCGCCAGTGAAAACGGTGATCAACAATGGATTACGCTTGACCGAGGGTGGACATGTGGGCTCCTGGCTGCTGAGGATCATGGATGGGAATAAGTTTGCCTGCGGAGCCTCCTACTACAGTGCTCTGTACGCAATCACCTCGGCGAACTGCATGCACAGCTATCGGTCGAAGGTTCAGTCCCTCAGCGTGGAGTTCCTAACGCCGGATGAGCAGCAGGAGGCTCCGGGAGATTCGGGTGATGCCTCCTTCGCCCTCATCCGCACTATTTTCACACCAAAAGATTGGCATTGGCCGGATACCTACATGGATGTTGCCGTGCTAAAACTGAGCCACCGCCTGCGTGGCAATCTGAAAGACTTTGTGACGCTCTGCAGCAAGCCGCTGAGTTCGTACGACCTTCTGTCGGTGGTCTCCTGTGGCGCAGGACCCACCGAGAGTGTGGGAACCGAGGGGGTAACCGTGCTGAATCGCATGGACTGCGAGTTGCAGTACGGCGGCGTCGTCCTGGGCGAAACAATCGCGTGTGCCAAGGAATTCAAGCAGAAACCGGGCTGCATGTTCAGACCAGGCTGTCCGGTGACCTCGGGCGATCAGCTCTGCGGCATCGTCGCCTGGGGTCCTGCGTGCAAGAGGCCCGGAATGCCGGGCATCTTCACCGACATCGATCAGGTGCGCCAGTTCATCCTCAGGGCGATCAGTGGCAAGGGCAGGGTCACTGGTGGCAGTCAGCACGGAAAATCCGAGGCGGACGACATCCCCGAGTGGCACTCCGGCTTCTGGTTGAGCCGATAA
- the LOC108067059 gene encoding seminase has translation MGLSKCWLLLGLLLNISGISLGKVYPRDIFRKIPRSRRLWGGVSSNTGPNFGGWLLRILNSDGNFVCGGAYYSPLIVITSGNCIYPYRNSMEGLTVEGTAFSKCDKENIAEIDTIQFPERFVYRKLYMDVALVRLRDPIKGRLTEFIRLCNRKIRPGMRMVVFGWGYDSVIVQPPSSDPRNSSVMIISTKECRKRFKKDLRLSSTSVCVRQPKNPRQCLYDGGSPMIYNRELCGVVSFGSHCQDTSKPGMFTNIRRVKRFITETEEGINAGYIFRTAQLEKKEPLKDDEEEPLKVTENTPPKADEKESPKVNEKEPPDVTENTSPKVNERVTPNVMENTSPKDSESLPPNVKEITPAKVKKIVRRRLKKKLVKVKRTDSKLLPRTTTIDPLEAMVC, from the coding sequence ATGGGATTATCGAAGTGCTGGCTTCTGCTGGGCCTTCTGCTGAACATCTCGGGAATCTCACTGGGAAAAGTCTACCCGAGGGACATTTTCCGAAAGATCCCCCGGTCTCGACGCCTCTGGGGCGGAGTGTCCTCGAACACGGGTCCCAATTTTGGAGGCTGGCTGCTGCGTATCCTGAACAGTGATGGGAACTTTGTGTGCGGGGGAGCCTACTACTCTCCGCTAATTGTGATCACCTCAGGCAACTGCATATATCCGTATCGGAATAGTATGGAAGGACTCACGGTGGAGGGCACCGCGTTTTCCAAGTGCGACAAGGAGAACATTGCTGAGATCGATACCATTCAGTTTCCCGAGAGATTTGTCTACCGGAAACTCTACATGGACGTGGCCCTGGTGAGGCTGAGGGATCCGATCAAGGGTCGACTCACGGAGTTTATAAGGCTGTGCAATAGGAAAATTCGACCGGGCATGCGGATGGTGGTCTTTGGCTGGGGTTACGACAGTGTAATCGTGCAGCCACCCTCTTCGGATCCCCGCAACTCCTCAGTCATGATTATATCGACAAAGGAATGCCGCAAAAGATTCAAAAAGGACCTGAGGCTATCGAGTACTTCGGTCTGTGTAAGGCAACCCAAGAATCCCAGGCAATGCCTTTACGACGGCGGCAGTCCGATGATCTACAACAGGGAACTTTGCGGAGTTGTGTCCTTTGGTTCCCACTGCCAGGACACCTCCAAGCCGGGCATGTTCACCAATATCAGGAGGGTGAAGAGGTTCATTACGGAAACCGAGGAGGGCATAAATGCCGGCTACATCTTCAGGACCGCCCAGCTCGAGAAAAAAGAACCTTTAAAAGACGACGAAGAGGAACCTCTAAAAGTCACGGAAAATACACCTCCAAAAGCTGACGAAAAAGAATCTCCAAAAGTCAACGAAAAGGAACCTCCAGATGTCACAGAAAATACATCTCCGAAAGTCAACGAAAGAGTAACTCCAAATGTCATGGAAAATACATCTCCGAAAGACAGCGAAAGTTTACCTCCAAATGTCAAAGAAATTACACCTGCAAAAGTCAAGAAAATTGTACGTCGCAGGCTCAAGAAGAAAttagtaaaagtaaaaagaacgGATTCAAAACTCTTGCCAAGGACAACCACAATCGACCCGTTGGAAGCAATGGTGTgctga